From one Actinomycetota bacterium genomic stretch:
- the hflB gene encoding ATP-dependent zinc metalloprotease FtsH has product MQTKSQELEVALKDGKTYITGFPDNYGAQVTDSIDKADIPLVVEGRGGSAWWGFLITLAPFLLFFVFWIFLMNQMQGGGSKVMSFGKSRAKRMAVDQPKITFRDVAGADEAVEELEEIKEFLENPKRFQALGARIPKGVLLYGPPGTGKTLLARAVAGEAGVPFFSISGSDFVEMFVGVGASRVRDLFEQAKQNSPCIIFMDEIDAVGRHRGAGMGGGHDEREQTLNQLLVEMDGFEAKDNIILIAATNRPDILDPALLRPGRFDRQIMVDRPDRAGRAEILRVHTRGKPIDKEIDLDTLAGQTPGFTGADLANLVNESALLAARKGKKVIDALELEEGILRVIAGPEKKTRLLSDKERVVTAYHEMGHAIVGHFLPNADPVHKISIVSRGQALGYTISMPAEDKFLTTRAQLEDTMAMTLGGRAAEELVFSEITTGAANDLEKVTATAKQMTMRFGMSEKLGPRVLGHNHGAPFLGRDMHSEPDYSDDIARQIDAEIRRIIEDAYQRAKDILSEHRHDLENITQVLLRRETIEREEFLRLLEGESEADVFRVKDERARQKAAEAERAADEAEAEKRRQPLPPPAPGTKPGTAGA; this is encoded by the coding sequence ATGCAGACGAAGAGCCAGGAGCTGGAGGTCGCGCTCAAGGACGGCAAGACCTACATCACTGGCTTCCCGGACAACTACGGCGCGCAGGTCACCGACAGCATCGACAAGGCGGACATCCCGCTCGTGGTCGAGGGCCGCGGTGGTTCGGCCTGGTGGGGCTTCCTCATCACGCTCGCCCCGTTCCTGCTGTTCTTCGTCTTCTGGATCTTCCTGATGAACCAGATGCAGGGCGGCGGATCCAAGGTGATGAGCTTCGGCAAGAGCCGAGCCAAGCGGATGGCGGTGGACCAGCCGAAGATCACCTTCCGCGACGTGGCGGGCGCCGATGAGGCGGTGGAGGAGCTCGAGGAGATCAAGGAATTCCTCGAGAATCCCAAGCGCTTCCAGGCGCTGGGCGCGCGAATCCCAAAGGGCGTGCTGCTCTACGGGCCGCCCGGCACAGGCAAGACGCTGCTGGCCCGCGCCGTCGCGGGCGAGGCCGGCGTGCCGTTCTTCTCCATCTCGGGCTCGGACTTCGTCGAGATGTTCGTGGGCGTCGGCGCCAGCCGCGTGCGCGACCTCTTCGAGCAGGCCAAGCAGAACTCGCCCTGCATCATCTTCATGGACGAGATCGACGCCGTGGGCCGCCACCGCGGCGCCGGCATGGGCGGCGGCCACGACGAGCGCGAGCAGACGCTCAACCAGCTGCTCGTCGAGATGGACGGATTCGAGGCCAAGGACAACATCATCCTCATCGCGGCCACCAACCGGCCGGACATCCTCGACCCCGCCCTGCTGCGCCCGGGCCGCTTCGACCGACAGATCATGGTCGACCGCCCCGACCGCGCGGGTCGCGCGGAGATCCTGCGCGTGCACACGCGTGGCAAGCCGATCGACAAGGAGATCGACCTCGACACCCTCGCGGGCCAGACGCCGGGCTTCACCGGCGCCGACCTCGCGAACCTGGTGAACGAGTCGGCCCTGCTCGCCGCCCGCAAGGGCAAGAAGGTCATCGATGCCCTGGAGCTGGAAGAGGGCATCCTGCGCGTGATCGCCGGCCCCGAGAAGAAGACCCGCCTGCTCTCCGACAAGGAGCGCGTGGTCACGGCCTACCACGAGATGGGCCACGCCATCGTGGGCCACTTCCTCCCGAACGCCGACCCGGTGCACAAGATCTCCATCGTCAGCCGCGGCCAGGCGCTGGGTTACACCATCTCCATGCCCGCCGAGGACAAGTTCCTCACCACCCGCGCGCAGCTGGAGGACACCATGGCCATGACGCTCGGCGGCCGCGCCGCCGAGGAGCTGGTGTTCTCGGAGATCACCACCGGCGCCGCCAACGACCTCGAGAAGGTCACGGCCACGGCCAAGCAGATGACCATGCGCTTCGGCATGAGCGAGAAGCTCGGCCCGCGCGTGCTGGGCCACAACCATGGCGCGCCGTTCCTCGGCCGCGACATGCACAGCGAGCCCGACTACTCGGACGACATCGCCCGTCAGATCGACGCGGAGATCCGCCGCATCATCGAGGACGCCTACCAGCGCGCCAAGGACATCCTCTCCGAGCACCGCCACGACCTCGAGAACATCACGCAGGTCCTGCTGCGCCGCGAGACCATCGAGCGCGAGGAGTTCCTTCGCCTGCTCGAGGGCGAGTCCGAGGCGGATGTCTTCCGCGTGAAGGACGAGCGCGCCCGCCAGAAGGCCGCCGAGGCCGAGCGGGCTGCCGACGAGGCCGAGGCCGAGAAGCGTCGTCAGCCGCTGCCTCCTCCCGCTCCCGGCACCAAGCCCGGTACCGCAGGGGCTTAG
- the folP gene encoding dihydropteroate synthase, giving the protein MGILNVTPDSFSDGGAYADPGRAVAAAQGMAAEGAAIVDVGGESTRPGAAPLPSDLETARVAPVLEALSRDAAGLPASIDTRSAAVAQVALDAGAVLVNDVSAGADPGMFPLVADRGAGICLMHMQGEPATMQDDPRYGDVVSEVAAFLEARMRAAVEMGVAEHAIILDPGIGFGKTAEHNVALMRGLGTIVALGRPVLVGVSRKGIIGDITGREVGDRLAGSIGAALAAVEAGAAVLRVHDVRETVDALKAFTEMRGSGA; this is encoded by the coding sequence ATGGGGATCCTCAACGTCACGCCCGACTCCTTCAGCGACGGGGGCGCGTATGCCGATCCCGGCCGGGCCGTGGCGGCCGCGCAGGGCATGGCCGCCGAGGGGGCCGCGATCGTCGACGTCGGCGGCGAGAGCACGCGACCGGGTGCCGCGCCGCTGCCCTCCGACTTAGAGACCGCACGGGTTGCGCCGGTGCTGGAGGCGCTGTCCCGCGATGCGGCGGGGCTCCCCGCTTCGATCGACACGCGTAGCGCCGCCGTGGCGCAGGTGGCGCTCGACGCCGGGGCCGTACTGGTGAACGACGTCTCTGCCGGCGCCGATCCCGGCATGTTCCCGCTCGTTGCTGATCGGGGCGCGGGCATCTGCCTCATGCACATGCAGGGCGAGCCCGCCACCATGCAGGACGACCCCCGGTACGGCGACGTGGTGTCCGAGGTGGCGGCCTTCCTCGAGGCCCGCATGCGCGCGGCCGTCGAGATGGGCGTCGCGGAGCACGCCATCATCCTCGACCCGGGCATCGGCTTCGGCAAGACGGCGGAGCACAACGTGGCGCTGATGCGCGGACTGGGCACCATCGTGGCGCTGGGGCGCCCCGTGCTGGTGGGTGTCTCCCGCAAGGGGATCATCGGTGACATCACCGGGCGCGAGGTCGGGGACCGCCTGGCGGGGTCGATCGGCGCGGCCCTTGCGGCGGTGGAGGCGGGCGCGGCGGTGCTGAGGGTGCATGATGTGCGCGAGACCGTGGACGCGCTGAAGGCGTTCACCGAGATGCGTGGGAGCGGTGCATGA
- the folB gene encoding dihydroneopterin aldolase: MSDVVVRIRGLEVYGRHGVHDAERVLGQRFVVDVDMVLAHDRSTTSDELADTVDYATIADDVADIVGGEPVALLEHLCRVIADRVLADPVVAAVTVTVAKPQVAIRHVLDDVSVALHVARDAP; encoded by the coding sequence ATGAGCGACGTGGTGGTGAGGATCCGGGGGCTCGAGGTGTACGGCCGGCACGGCGTGCACGACGCCGAGCGCGTGCTGGGCCAGCGCTTCGTGGTGGATGTCGACATGGTGCTCGCGCACGACCGGTCGACCACCAGCGACGAACTGGCCGACACCGTGGACTACGCCACGATCGCCGACGACGTCGCCGACATCGTTGGCGGCGAGCCCGTCGCGCTGCTGGAGCACCTGTGCCGGGTGATCGCCGACCGCGTGCTGGCCGACCCGGTGGTGGCTGCGGTGACTGTCACCGTCGCCAAGCCGCAGGTGGCGATCCGCCACGTGCTCGACGACGTATCGGTGGCGCTGCACGTGGCGCGCGACGCGCCGTGA
- the folK gene encoding 2-amino-4-hydroxy-6-hydroxymethyldihydropteridine diphosphokinase — translation MPGDRRPRAGRPGGGCGDCHRRQAAGGDPPRARRRIGGAARGARRAVSVFWLGLGSNLGDRADALRWAIDRLTEEGAQVQAVSSLYATAPQGVEDQPEFLNAACRVATDLDPPGMLALAKRLEASAGRVDGPRWGPRPLDIDILAWDGGAWRAPDLTVPHERLHERRFALQPLVEIDPDMALPSGERISALLEAIPAGEQRVTRAAFP, via the coding sequence GTGCCGGGTGATCGCCGACCGCGTGCTGGCCGACCCGGTGGTGGCTGCGGTGACTGTCACCGTCGCCAAGCCGCAGGTGGCGATCCGCCACGTGCTCGACGACGTATCGGTGGCGCTGCACGTGGCGCGCGACGCGCCGTGAGCGTGTTCTGGCTCGGCCTGGGGTCGAACCTGGGCGACCGGGCCGACGCCCTGCGCTGGGCAATCGACCGCCTGACCGAAGAGGGCGCACAGGTGCAGGCCGTGAGCAGCCTGTACGCCACTGCCCCCCAGGGCGTCGAGGACCAGCCGGAATTCCTCAATGCGGCCTGCCGGGTTGCCACCGACCTCGACCCGCCCGGAATGCTGGCCTTGGCGAAGCGCCTGGAGGCCAGCGCGGGCCGCGTGGACGGCCCGCGCTGGGGCCCCCGCCCGCTCGACATCGACATCCTCGCCTGGGACGGCGGCGCGTGGCGGGCCCCCGACCTCACCGTGCCCCATGAGCGCCTGCACGAGCGCCGATTCGCACTCCAGCCCCTGGTGGAGATCGACCCCGACATGGCTCTTCCATCAGGCGAGCGAATCAGCGCTCTGCTCGAGGCCATCCCCGCAGGCGAGCAGCGAGTGACGCGAGCGGCCTTTCCGTAG